From Gammaproteobacteria bacterium, a single genomic window includes:
- a CDS encoding DUF423 domain-containing protein, translated as MTALARTLAASGATLALLAVALGAFGAHALRERLEARDLEIFETAVRYQMYHALALLGVAWLSTRLTGPLTGWAGWLMVAGTAVFSGSLYLLVLTGPRWLGAVTPIGGVLLIAGWLLLVVAILRSSV; from the coding sequence ATGACCGCCCTGGCGCGCACCCTGGCCGCGAGCGGGGCCACGCTGGCGCTCCTCGCGGTGGCGCTGGGGGCATTCGGAGCCCATGCCCTGCGCGAACGCCTGGAGGCGCGCGACCTCGAGATCTTCGAGACCGCCGTGCGCTACCAGATGTACCACGCGCTCGCGCTGCTGGGAGTCGCGTGGCTGTCGACGCGCCTGACAGGTCCTCTGACAGGCTGGGCGGGATGGCTGATGGTGGCCGGGACGGCGGTCTTCTCGGGCAGCCTCTACCTGCTCGTACTGACCGGACCCCGCTGGCTCGGCGCCGTCACGCCCATCGGCGGCGTGCTGCTCATCGCCGGCTGGCTGCTGCTGGTGGTAGCGATCCTGCGCAGCAGCGTCTGA
- the ggt gene encoding gamma-glutamyltransferase has translation MREIPATARRRTAGAAMAATLAITCVSLAVTACETAEAPAQASTAGQSSGEVVFPATNRPDVRGVTAAVSAGHPLAAAAGHEVLRRGGNAIDATIAMAGVLAVVRPHMNGVGGDAFMIYYEAESGRVYAMNGSGRAGALATPALFAERELDRMPGNGPLSVSVPGAVAAWVDALDRFGTRPMAELLEPAIGYARDGFPVSTRLARDIAGSSRSLNDHARALYLPGGAPPPVGSLLRNPALATTLERIARDGRDGFYQGFVADRIGAFLEAEGGYVRAPDLAAHTTTWVEPLRGDYEDHTMLVMPPNTQGIAQLQLFEMAKSFDMKELGHNSAGYLHTLIEMKKLAFADRDQWAADPEFSDIPLDRLLDPDYLARRAGMVDAGSAAESRAAGVGAEMAAGGGASADDSGDTVYLTAVDQWGNAVSWIQSLFAGFGSGLLEPETGIVLHNRGALFNLQAGHPNIIAPGKRPYHTLSPMMALHGDGSFAFTLGTPGGDSQPQSLIQIVNNMVLFGMTPQAAIEAPRFRSYNGLGVAFEDRVGASVLGELGALGHQVEIVHGWTATFGGAHMILRDRDGTLTAASDPRREAYAIAY, from the coding sequence ATGCGCGAAATTCCCGCAACAGCTCGACGTCGCACTGCGGGCGCCGCAATGGCCGCCACCCTCGCGATCACCTGCGTCTCCCTTGCCGTGACCGCGTGCGAAACCGCGGAGGCGCCGGCGCAGGCCAGCACGGCCGGACAGAGCTCCGGGGAGGTGGTCTTCCCCGCCACCAACCGCCCCGACGTGCGCGGCGTGACCGCGGCCGTGTCGGCCGGCCATCCGCTGGCGGCGGCGGCGGGTCACGAGGTGCTGCGCCGGGGCGGCAACGCCATCGATGCGACGATCGCCATGGCGGGGGTGCTGGCCGTGGTGCGTCCGCACATGAACGGCGTCGGGGGTGACGCGTTCATGATCTACTACGAGGCCGAGAGTGGGCGCGTGTATGCGATGAACGGCAGCGGGCGCGCCGGCGCGCTGGCCACGCCGGCCCTCTTCGCCGAACGCGAGCTCGACCGGATGCCCGGCAACGGCCCTCTCTCGGTGTCGGTGCCCGGCGCCGTGGCCGCCTGGGTGGACGCACTTGACCGCTTCGGCACCCGGCCAATGGCGGAGCTGCTGGAGCCCGCCATCGGCTATGCCCGCGACGGCTTCCCCGTGTCCACCCGGCTGGCCCGCGACATCGCGGGCTCTTCGCGGTCGCTGAACGACCACGCACGGGCGCTCTATCTGCCGGGTGGGGCACCCCCGCCGGTGGGCAGCCTGCTGCGGAACCCGGCGCTGGCCACCACCCTGGAGCGCATCGCCCGCGACGGAAGAGACGGGTTCTACCAGGGCTTCGTGGCCGACCGCATCGGCGCCTTTCTGGAGGCGGAGGGAGGCTACGTGCGCGCTCCCGATCTGGCGGCACACACTACCACCTGGGTGGAGCCCCTGCGCGGCGACTACGAGGACCACACCATGCTGGTGATGCCGCCGAACACCCAGGGCATCGCCCAGCTGCAGCTTTTCGAGATGGCGAAATCGTTCGACATGAAGGAGCTGGGCCACAACTCGGCGGGGTATCTCCACACCCTCATCGAGATGAAGAAGCTGGCCTTCGCCGACCGCGACCAGTGGGCCGCCGACCCGGAATTCAGCGACATCCCGCTCGATCGCCTGCTCGACCCCGACTACCTGGCCCGCCGTGCGGGCATGGTCGACGCGGGCTCCGCGGCCGAGTCGCGCGCGGCGGGCGTGGGCGCGGAGATGGCCGCGGGCGGCGGCGCGTCGGCGGACGACTCCGGCGACACCGTCTATCTCACCGCCGTGGACCAGTGGGGCAACGCGGTAAGCTGGATCCAGAGCCTGTTCGCCGGCTTCGGCTCGGGTCTGCTCGAGCCCGAAACGGGGATCGTGCTCCACAACCGGGGCGCCCTGTTCAACCTGCAGGCGGGCCATCCCAACATCATAGCGCCCGGCAAGCGCCCCTATCACACGCTCTCGCCCATGATGGCGCTCCACGGCGACGGCAGCTTCGCTTTCACCCTGGGCACGCCCGGAGGCGACAGCCAGCCGCAGAGCCTGATCCAGATCGTCAACAACATGGTGCTCTTCGGGATGACGCCCCAGGCAGCCATCGAAGCGCCCCGCTTCCGCAGCTACAACGGGCTCGGGGTGGCCTTCGAGGATCGCGTCGGCGCGTCCGTTCTGGGGGAACTCGGCGCCCTGGGCCACCAGGTCGAGATCGTGCATGGGTGGACGGCCACCTTCGGGGGCGCCCACATGATCCTCCGGGACCGGGACGGCACCCTTACCGCCGCGTCCGACCCGAGGAGGGAGGCCTACGCCATTGCGTACTGA
- a CDS encoding amino acid permease — MTGKRKLGLWMCTSLVAGSMIGSGVFLLPASLAPFGGISILGWLVSAGGAMCLALVLARLGATLPRVGGPYAYGREGFGDFVGFWIAWSYWISLLTGNAALAVATASYATVFWPVLGVSPAAGLATALAALWTLALVNAHGVRTAGLVQLVTTVLKLLPLAAVGTVGFLYFQADHFQPFNPAGESAFSAVTATVALTLWAFLGLEAGTVPAGDVRDPARTIPKATILGTSIAAVVYIACTAAVMGIIAPGELALSTAPFADAAGSIWGTWGRWIIGAGATISCFGALNGWVLLTGQIPRAAALDGLLPARFAHLSPRGTPVVGIFLSAVLATILIAMNYTRGLVQAFTFLILLATLATLLPYVFTSMTGLMMALRERSRSRAGDRAAARSLARAVVSVLAFGFSLWAVVGAGAETVFWGFLMLLAGVPVFVAMRWRAGDSTREGSAAGDGTGAAA, encoded by the coding sequence ATGACGGGCAAGAGAAAACTCGGGCTTTGGATGTGCACCTCCCTGGTGGCGGGGAGCATGATCGGTTCAGGCGTCTTCCTCCTCCCGGCCTCGCTGGCCCCGTTCGGGGGCATCAGCATCCTGGGGTGGCTGGTGAGCGCCGGAGGCGCGATGTGCCTGGCGCTGGTGCTCGCGCGGCTCGGAGCGACGCTGCCCAGGGTCGGGGGACCGTATGCGTACGGCCGGGAGGGGTTCGGGGACTTCGTGGGCTTCTGGATCGCGTGGTCCTACTGGATCTCGCTGCTCACCGGAAACGCCGCCCTCGCCGTCGCCACCGCAAGCTACGCTACCGTCTTCTGGCCGGTGCTGGGGGTTTCGCCGGCGGCAGGCCTGGCCACGGCGCTGGCCGCCCTCTGGACCCTCGCGCTCGTCAACGCCCACGGCGTGCGCACGGCGGGACTGGTCCAGCTCGTCACCACCGTCCTGAAGCTGTTGCCGCTGGCGGCGGTCGGGACGGTCGGGTTCCTCTACTTCCAGGCCGACCACTTTCAGCCCTTCAATCCCGCGGGCGAGAGCGCCTTCAGCGCCGTAACGGCTACGGTCGCGCTCACTCTGTGGGCGTTTCTCGGACTCGAAGCGGGAACCGTCCCCGCCGGCGACGTGCGCGACCCCGCCCGCACCATTCCGAAGGCGACGATCCTGGGGACGTCCATCGCCGCCGTCGTCTACATTGCGTGCACGGCCGCGGTGATGGGCATCATCGCGCCGGGGGAGCTGGCGCTGTCCACGGCGCCGTTCGCCGACGCGGCGGGCTCCATCTGGGGCACCTGGGGCCGCTGGATCATCGGGGCGGGCGCCACCATTTCCTGCTTCGGGGCTCTCAACGGCTGGGTTCTGCTCACCGGCCAGATCCCGCGCGCCGCCGCCCTCGACGGGCTGCTCCCGGCGCGCTTCGCGCACCTGAGCCCGCGAGGCACGCCCGTCGTGGGGATCTTTCTGTCGGCCGTCCTCGCGACGATCCTGATCGCGATGAACTACACCAGGGGCCTGGTGCAGGCCTTCACCTTCCTCATCCTGCTGGCCACCCTGGCGACGCTGCTGCCCTACGTCTTCACGAGCATGACCGGGCTCATGATGGCCCTCCGCGAGCGCTCCAGGTCACGAGCGGGGGACCGTGCGGCTGCAAGGTCCCTCGCGCGGGCGGTCGTGAGCGTGTTGGCGTTCGGGTTTTCGCTCTGGGCGGTTGTGGGCGCGGGCGCGGAGACGGTCTTCTGGGGATTCCTGATGCTCCTGGCCGGCGTACCGGTGTTCGTTGCGATGCGGTGGCGGGCGGGCGATTCCACCCGGGAGGGGTCGGCCGCCGGCGATGGAACCGGCGCTGCTGCATGA
- a CDS encoding arginine deiminase family protein, whose amino-acid sequence MTDPLRRVAMRRPGRATREADPALWHYAGPLDAGRLVRQYDAFAACVAESGAEIEWMDDTDDGLSDSIFVFDPSFMTPAGAILLRPGKSLRRPEVALHDTLYQRLGVPVIGGVEPPGLAEGGDLLWIDETTLAAARSFRTNQAGIDQLRDILAPLGTRVVTFDLPVWNGSAACLHLLSVISPLDRDLALVYPRLLPVALRQLLRDRGIRCLEASDEEFEASNGLNLNVLATAPRRCIAVDGFAHTARLMRDAGCAVTCFAADALCMPCEGGPTCLTLPLWRTRRTPPAHATRRTPPAHAG is encoded by the coding sequence ATGACGGATCCTCTCCGGCGCGTCGCGATGCGCCGTCCCGGCCGGGCTACCCGCGAAGCCGATCCCGCGCTCTGGCACTACGCGGGTCCCCTCGACGCGGGTCGCCTGGTGCGCCAGTACGACGCGTTCGCCGCGTGCGTCGCCGAGTCGGGGGCGGAGATCGAGTGGATGGATGACACGGACGATGGCCTCTCCGACTCGATCTTCGTCTTCGACCCCTCCTTCATGACCCCCGCGGGCGCGATCCTGCTTCGTCCCGGCAAATCGCTCCGGCGCCCCGAAGTGGCCCTTCACGATACACTCTACCAGCGGCTGGGCGTGCCGGTCATCGGGGGAGTCGAGCCACCTGGCCTGGCCGAAGGCGGAGACCTGCTCTGGATCGACGAAACAACGCTCGCGGCGGCACGCTCGTTCCGCACCAACCAGGCCGGTATCGATCAGTTGCGGGACATCCTCGCGCCCCTCGGCACCAGGGTTGTGACGTTCGATCTTCCCGTATGGAACGGCAGCGCCGCCTGCCTGCACCTCCTGTCGGTGATCAGCCCGCTGGATCGCGATCTGGCGCTGGTCTACCCCCGTCTGCTGCCGGTCGCGCTGCGCCAACTGCTGCGGGACCGGGGCATCCGGTGCCTGGAGGCGAGCGACGAGGAGTTCGAGGCCTCCAACGGACTGAACCTCAACGTGCTCGCGACGGCGCCCCGGAGGTGCATCGCGGTCGACGGGTTCGCGCACACGGCGAGATTGATGCGTGATGCCGGGTGCGCGGTGACATGCTTCGCAGCGGATGCGCTCTGCATGCCGTGCGAAGGCGGGCCGACATGCCTTACGCTGCCTCTGTGGCGGACCAGGAGAACACCGCCCGCCCACGCCACCAGGAGAACACCGCCTGCCCACGCCGGCTGA